The sequence below is a genomic window from Zhongshania aliphaticivorans.
CTTTGATGGAAGTGCAGGCTTCCAACAACTGCTGAACCGAAGTCGGTCGTAAATTATTCAATCCGTCCATCAGCTCATAGACTTCCAATAGCGGTTGCGTGTTTGGAGCCAAGTAAAGGCATTCCATTATTGCCCTAGCAGGGCTCGATACTTTAACGCTGAAGTTTTTATGATTGATATCAACCAACCCCAGCGCCGCTGGTAAAAAAGATGTCAGCTGGGTGCTTACCTTGACGCCCCAATCCCTTTTTTTAAACCACAGTGGCGGCGCATCGCCTGCAGCCGCAAAGAGCTGTACGGACTTAGCGGAAAGCGAAAGATAGTGCGACTTACCCTGAAGCGCTAAGGCCGTTTTAGCCGCCGGATGTACCGACAAGCCTAATTGAGTTTGAAGCGCGTAAACGCCACCCAAGTAATCCACCTCGTTGCCATGGCGAGCTAACGCGCCAGTCCCGATAGAATCAAACCAGCCACTTTTTTTGTACTGCTTTAGTAGCTCTGGACTGTAGCCCTCCTGCGTTAGCCACGCGACCGCCAAAGCCGTACCTGCAGGCTGACGACTGAGCAATCGGTTTATTTTTGATATCTTTTGGGTATTCATAAAACCAATATATGTAAAATTATAAACTTGGTCAATAAAGATGGTTTGTAATTTTTTCTATTCAGGTGGAAAAAATACCTAAATCGTATTAAATTTAAACCGACAATAGGCATAACTCTGGAACTGAAAATTGACTAAGCAGATACGAAACGCACATAGAACGTCCGCTAAATCGACCTTCCAGCCGCCTTATCGCTAAACATCTAGACATGCTATGCGTAAAACGCCCGACTAAAATGAAAACTCAGGGCATAATCCAAATTTTTGGCCAATATCGGTTTCACATGCTTGGCCAATTTAGGGGTGAACCAACAAACTCCACTTGGCGTAATCAGCCAACAATGCAGGCGAAGCCTTGACTCCCCACCCCCAGCGCGTATCCTTGGCGCCGATGTTTCAGGTGCTTGCGTCGCATAATCACTGCGCGCAGCTTAAACGGGAAACAGGTGCGCTGGGTTCAACTAATTTGACCAGCAAAGCCTGTACTGCCCCCGCAACGGTAAACAGAGAACACTATTCCGTCAGGCCAGTGAGGCGCTGACAGCCACTGCGTAAACCGTGGGAAGGCGAATAGTTGCTATAAATAGCACTGCGTAATTCATACGCACTCTGTGAGTCCGGAGACCGGCCCGAAACCCAAGAATAGAACGTGGCGGGGTGTCACACCAGATTCGCTTTTTGGCGCATAGCCAAAGCTCAAACCATAGTCTGCCAAGCCCCCTGCCCGCGTTTTATTCCCACCTTGTTCAATAGCCGTATGCGGGCGAGCTACGGCGGGGAAATACTATGTTTGGCCGTATTCAAAATCTAGTCCGAAATCTATTTGCCTTACTACTGCTGCTTAACGCCGCCAGTGCTATGGCGATGAATATCACCGCAATTGTTTCAGACCGCTCGGCACCGACCCTGATAGCAGGCGCTCACCAGCTGTTAGAGCAGCGCCAAGATTTAACGATTCAAATTCGCACCGTGCAGCAAATAAGCAAGTTGAGCGACGAGGAGCTGCAAGCCCTGATCAGCCACAGCGACCGGCTTTTATTAGTGGCGATATTTGGCGAAGACGTGCCGCGTTTATTGGCCATGAATTACCCCGCCCAACAGCTGCGCACGGTTTTGCACAGCGACCGCGCCCTAATGCCCCTGCAACGCGATCGTCACGGTGAGATATTTAGTCAGGGTCTGCCAGAGGATATTCTTGGCGACAAAGTCGGCGTGCAAACCGCCGCTACGCTGGCAGACAGCCAAAAGCAAGCGCCCCGCTACGCCGACTGGTTACAAGCCCGCGCCTATTGGCTAAACCGCTCGGTAAATAATGCCGCCAGCCTTTTACAATTGCTGACCAACAGCAGCGCAGAATATCCCCGCCTAGAAGAGGTCGCGCCCCTGCGCTTTGCCCTGCACCACGGCGCTGACGCCGCCTGGCTCAGTGCCGCCGAGTTAAATACCCAACTCAAGCCCGCGCAGCGCACCGTGTGGATTATCGACCACGACACCGCCGACTTAAGCGGCGACTGGGCCTTGCACCAGCAGCTTTGCGCAGCGCAAACATGGCAGTGTATTTCGGTGTTGGCGGCTTGGGGCGAGGCCAGTGTCGCGGCTTTAGAAACCATTCAAACCGCCATGCGTGGCCCGCTTAAAAATAGCCCTGCGGCCATTATCGCCCTGCAAGATTTTGTGATTGGCGGCGGCGAGGGTCGCGAAGCGGTAACCGCGATTTTAGAAGAACTCAAGTTGCCAATATTAAAAGGCATTCGCATCAGCGAGTGGTCTAGCGCCCAGTGGCAGCTCTCTGCCGAGGGTATTCCCCGCGACTCAGTACACTACCGCGTGGCCATGCCCGAGCTGCAAGGCGTGTCCCAACCCCAAGTACTAGCGCTGGCCGCCACCGCCAAAATCGACCCGCTCACCGGCGCCAGTGTTTACCGCAGCGAACCCCTTGCCGATGAAATCCTGCGCCAAACACGTCGGCTAGCCCGCTGGCTAAACCTGCAAGAAAAACCCAATTCCGACAAACGCGTCGCCGTGGTGTATTACAACCACCCGCCGGGCCGTCACAATATTGGCGCCGACAATTTAAACGTGCCAGAGAGCCTGCTCGAAATACTCCGCGCCCTGCGCGCCGCTGGCTATAACACCGGCGAACTGCCCGCCGATGCCGACGCGCTACTCGACGTACTCCAAGCCAAAGGCGTGAATTTACCAGAAGACGCCGCAGCGCTAGAAGCCATGGCTGGGCAAATTAATTCCGTCTCCAGCCAAGCCTACCAGCAGTGGTTTAACAGCCTGCCCCCAGCGGTGCGCGCAGAAATGGTCAACGGCCCACTCGGCGAATTACAGCAAAGCTTACAGACCCAGTTGGCCGCACTGGCCGAACTCAGCT
It includes:
- a CDS encoding type IV toxin-antitoxin system AbiEi family antitoxin, encoding MNTQKISKINRLLSRQPAGTALAVAWLTQEGYSPELLKQYKKSGWFDSIGTGALARHGNEVDYLGGVYALQTQLGLSVHPAAKTALALQGKSHYLSLSAKSVQLFAAAGDAPPLWFKKRDWGVKVSTQLTSFLPAALGLVDINHKNFSVKVSSPARAIMECLYLAPNTQPLLEVYELMDGLNNLRPTSVQQLLEACTSIKVKRLFLYLAEKAGHQWLNYLDLDRIDLGSGKRAIVKGGSYVSKYQITVPKELEVAE